Part of the Natrarchaeobius halalkaliphilus genome is shown below.
GTCGGCCGATCCATGTGGACGCCGATCTCGCCCGAAAGCGTTCCGAGACCGACGTGCTGGATCGGTTCCGGAAACGAGTAGGCTCGTCGCAGCAGTCGTCCCAGCGCCATCTCGCGCGCTAAGTCATCGCGCCAGGCTCGTTCGTACGCTGGGAGCGTCGACGGTCGGTCGGGATCGATCTCGCGGGCGGCGTGGTCGGCACAGCTCATACCGTAGAGAATCCCTCCGCCGGTGAAGGGTTTGGTCTGTGCCGCCGCATCCCCGATCAGAAACGTTCGCCTGGCCGTCACCCGGTCCGCAGGCCCGATCGGAATCGCCCCCGAACACCGGTGGGAGACGTCGATCTCGTAGCCGTCGATCAGTTCCTCGAAATGCCTTCTCACCTGAACTCCCGGGGGGGCTGCGAGTCCGTACTCGACGCCCGCCTCGCCACGAGGGATTCGCCAGGCGAAGAACGTCGGTGCAGTGAGGTGGACGTCGACGAAGTCTTCGTGGTCGTCCTCGTCGGAAAACGCCAGCACCCCGTGTAACAGCTCGTCGGGCTGGGGTAACTCGAGTTCCTCGCGTACCCGCGATCGCGGCCCATCACAACCCGCGAGCATCTTCGTCTCGAACCGCTCGGTGCCCTCCGGCGTGCTCACGTCGACCTCGACGCGGTCGCGGTACTCACGGACTGCCGTGACGGTGTGACGCTCGCGAACGTCCGCACCCGCATCGTCTGCGAGGGCTGCGAGATGTCGATCCAGACCCACGCGGTCGATGACGTTCGAAGCTACTTCTCGCTTGTAAAACGGATAGGACTCGCTGTGGGGACCGCCGACGTGAAAGCGCGCGCCGTAGATCTCGTTCTGGAACAACTCATCGCGTGCCCCGCGACCGATGAACTGCCAGATATCGGTGCTGACGTGTCCCGAACAGGCAAGCGGCGCCCCGATCTCACCTTTCTCGAGTGCGAGGACGTCGAATCCCTTTTCGGCGGCCCGTCGCGCGAACCGTGCCCCGGCCGGCCCGACTCCCACGACGACGAAGTCGTACATGTCCGTCACGTTCACGTCGTTCGGTAAATAGTCTAGTGAACGATCGGTGCGGATCGTGCCATCGACCACTCAGATCGACTCATCTTCGAGCAGGTCCAGAAATCGGCCGGCGTCGCCGTCGAAGCGCTCGAGTAACTCACGGACCGTCGCGCGCTCGTCGTCGGTGACCGTGACGTGGACCATCCCCTCGTCGGGCTGTCCGTAGACGACGCTCGCTCGCTCGGGTGCGGCGACGATCGCCGGCAACACGACGAGGTCCTCTTCGCCGTCGACGAGGATCGTTGTCGATCCCTCGGATCGAAGTCCCTCGAGTAGCGTGCGGACGACGTCTTCGGTGATCGTTGCGGGCGGATTCTCCGCCTCGAGGTGGGTCTCCGCCGTCACCGTCTTGCGGATCTCGTCGTCGACGGCCTCGCGTTTCGTCTGTTCGTCGACGAGTGCGACGTCCGGTGGACGGCCCGCTTGCAGGAAGTGGTAGGTGACCACGTCACCGACGGCGATCAGCGGGCCGTCGACGGTCTCGAGAAGTCGATCCGCGTCGGTCTCGATGGGTCCCATCGGTTCTTTGAGCTCCCCGCGGAGTTCGTCGGGAAGGCGGAGCAGCCGATTTTCGTCACCGGGTTCGGTATCGTCGGCTCTCGAACCGTCCGATCCGTGCTCGTCTCGAGGCACGGCTATCGAACTTTGAGGGCGTACGCG
Proteins encoded:
- a CDS encoding geranylgeranyl reductase family protein, encoding MYDFVVVGVGPAGARFARRAAEKGFDVLALEKGEIGAPLACSGHVSTDIWQFIGRGARDELFQNEIYGARFHVGGPHSESYPFYKREVASNVIDRVGLDRHLAALADDAGADVRERHTVTAVREYRDRVEVDVSTPEGTERFETKMLAGCDGPRSRVREELELPQPDELLHGVLAFSDEDDHEDFVDVHLTAPTFFAWRIPRGEAGVEYGLAAPPGVQVRRHFEELIDGYEIDVSHRCSGAIPIGPADRVTARRTFLIGDAAAQTKPFTGGGILYGMSCADHAAREIDPDRPSTLPAYERAWRDDLAREMALGRLLRRAYSFPEPIQHVGLGTLSGEIGVHMDRPTSLASPAHLKAMLSRLRP
- a CDS encoding GTP-dependent dephospho-CoA kinase family protein → MPRDEHGSDGSRADDTEPGDENRLLRLPDELRGELKEPMGPIETDADRLLETVDGPLIAVGDVVTYHFLQAGRPPDVALVDEQTKREAVDDEIRKTVTAETHLEAENPPATITEDVVRTLLEGLRSEGSTTILVDGEEDLVVLPAIVAAPERASVVYGQPDEGMVHVTVTDDERATVRELLERFDGDAGRFLDLLEDESI